The following are from one region of the Takifugu rubripes chromosome 16, fTakRub1.2, whole genome shotgun sequence genome:
- the LOC101076086 gene encoding peptidase M20 domain-containing protein 2-like, whose amino-acid sequence MTDNEERLIELKDRVCRSIDETREKLHRLSQDIWSCPELAYQETEAHDRLVAFFTHEHGWTVDSHFKLETAFRATWRTGGDSEGTMNVGFLCEYDALPGIGHACGHNLIAEVGAAAAVGLKAALEGAQEGVPVQVTVLGTPAEEDVGGKIDLLKEGAFKGIDVVFMAHPSKEDATYLPCVAEHDVTIKYHGKTTHASSYPWRGVNALDAAVLCYNNLSVLRQQMRPDWRVHGIIKHGGLKPNIIPDYTELEYYLRTPTRAELPVLKEKAERCFRSAAVATGCTVEVEYARNQLDNILRVAELERLFERNGKTLGMDFTTDEDVLRNESGSTDFGNVTFAVPGIHPYFYIGSNALNHTPEYTVAAGDEKAQFFTLRTAKALAMTALDLLLQPEAMQRVMQEFTEVKLKDDKMSNGV is encoded by the exons ATGACTGACAATGAAGAAAGGCTGATAGAACTGAAAGATAGAGTTTGCCGCAGTATAGACGAAACCAGGGAAAAGCTGCACAGACTGAGTCAGGACATATGGAGCTGTCCGGAGCTGGCGTACCAAGAAACCGAGGCTCATGACAGGCTGGTGGCCTTCTTCACCCACGAACATGGCTGGACCGTGGACAGCCACTTCAAACTTGAGACCGCGTTTCGAGCTACGTGGCGAACCGGAGGCGACAGCGAGGGCACGATGAACGTGGGGTTCCTGTGCGAGTATGACGCCCTGCCCGGGATTGGACACGCGTGTGGCCACAACCTGATCGCGGAGGTCGGAGCCGCCGCAGCTGTGGGGCTCAAAGCGGCGCTGGAGGGCGCACAGGAGGGGGTCCCTGTCCAG GTAACAGTGTTGGGGACCCCAGCTGAGGAGGATGTTGGAGGTAAAATTGACTTGCTAAAGGAGGGGGCATTTAAGGGCATTGACGTGGTGTTCATGGCCCATCCATCGAAGGAAGATGCCACCTACCTGCCCTGTGTGGCTGAACACGA TGTAACCATCAAGTACCACGGTAAGACCACTCATGCTTCTAGCTACCCATGGAGAGGCGTCAACGCGCTGGACGCAGCTGTGCTGTGCTACAACAACCTGTCCGTGCTGCGGCAGCAGATGAGACCAGACTGGAGAGTCCATG GCATCATCAAGCACGGCGgactgaaaccaaacatcatcCCTGACTACACTGAGCTGGAGTACTATCTGAGGACTCCCACCCGAGCTGAGCTGCCTGTCCTGAAGGAGAAAGCTGAGAGATGCTTCAGATCAGCTGCAGTAGCTACTGGCTGCACG GTTGAGGTTGAATATGCAAGGAACCAGTTGGACAACATCCTGCGTGTCGCTGAGCTCGAGAGGCTGTTCGAGAGAAACGGCAAGACTCTAGGGATGGACTTCACCACGGATGAAGATGTTCTGAGGAACGAATCTG GTTCCACAGACTTTGGTAATGTGACCTTTGCAGTTCCTGGCATCCACCCCTATTTCTATATTGGCTCCAATGCTTTGAACCACACCCCAGAATACACTGTTGCTGCAG GTGACGAAAAAGCACAGTTCTTCACCCTGAGGACAGCCAAGGCCTTGGCCATGACGGCCCTggatctgctcctgcagccagaggCGATGCAGAGGGTGATGCAGGAGTTCACCGAGGTCAAACTGAAGGATGACAAGATGTCAAACGGGGTCTGA
- the LOC115252968 gene encoding leucine-rich repeat-containing protein 15 isoform X2 — MRYQRWLMVITLWTVPAAFCCPDICKCSIKSASVKAEVDCHKRGLRVFPSNLPSDAWILKLGENGITDLKANTLGTIPKVESINLERNAVKSIHPQAFSGAKQLMLLNLYGNHITKLPSRGFKDLLNLRFLMLGQNQISVLKPDMFAGMRNLSDLDLPLNALTILSSNTFKPLIALKVLDLSLNRIQRISPKAFTGLRQLLFLNLDNNSLRTIPAGTFRPLVSLEMLVLDNNFLSTLSSSTLNGLRNLQELYLRNNELEHLPPDVFSNMARLSQLALSGNRLKLVDGNMFAHMPELKKLHLYNNPWHCDCNIMSLVQWIEWTKTTWSSRETLKCSSPADLRGKSFSSLRPGKLLCPV; from the exons ATGAGGTACCAGAGATGGCTGATGGTGATCACACTGTGGACGGTGCCTGCTGCGTTCTGCTGTCCCGACATCTGTAAATGCTCCATCAAGTCTGCTTCAGTCAAGGCAGAGGTCGACTGTCATAAAAGGGGGCTCCGTGTCTTCCCCTCTAACCTGCCCAGTGATGCCTGGATCCTCAAATTAG GTGAGAATGGCATCACAGACCTGAAGGCCAACACTCTGGGAACAATTCCAAAGGTTGAGAGCATCAATTTGGAGCGTAATGCAGTCAAGTCCATCCATCCCCAGGCGTTCTCTGGGGCCAAGCAATTGATGCTCCTTAATCTTTATGGCAACCACATCACCAAGCTTCCATCAAGGGGGTTCAAA GACCTGTTGAATCTTCGTTTCCTCATGTTAGGACAAAACCAGATCAGCGTCCTCAAACCTGACATGTTTGCAGGGATGAGGAATTTGTCAGACCTGGATCTTCCTCTCAATGCACTAACAATCCTCTCATCCAACACCTTTAAGCCTCTAATTGCCCTCAAAGTGCTGGATCTGTCGCTGAATCGCATCCAGAGGATCTCTCCAAAAGCCTTTACTGGACTCAGGCAGCTTCTCTTCCTCAACTTAGATAACAACAG TCTGAGAACCATTCCAGCCGGGACATTCAGGCCACTGGTTTCTCTGGAGATGCTGGTTCTAGACAACAACTTTTTGTCCACACTGAGCTCGTCAACACTGAACGGCCTTAGAAATTTGCAG GAACTGTACTTGAGGAACAACGAGTTGGAGCACCTGCCTCCAGATGTCTTCAGCAACATGGCCAGGCTGTCTCAGCTGGCGCTCAGTGGGAATCGCCTGAAACTAGTGGATGGAAACATGTTTGCTCATATGCCAG AGCTGAAGAAACTGCATCTCTATAACAACCCTTGGCACTGTGACTGTAACATCATGTCCTTGGTGCAGTGGATAGAATGGACCAAGACCACCTGGTCATCCCGGGAGACACTAAAGTGCTCAAGTCCTGCAGACCTACGAGGAAAGAGCTTCTCCAGCCTCCGACCAGGCAAACTGCTTTGCCCGGTTTGA
- the LOC115252968 gene encoding leucine-rich repeat-containing protein 15 isoform X1: MSLTLATWRRRDKRDMRYQRWLMVITLWTVPAAFCCPDICKCSIKSASVKAEVDCHKRGLRVFPSNLPSDAWILKLGENGITDLKANTLGTIPKVESINLERNAVKSIHPQAFSGAKQLMLLNLYGNHITKLPSRGFKDLLNLRFLMLGQNQISVLKPDMFAGMRNLSDLDLPLNALTILSSNTFKPLIALKVLDLSLNRIQRISPKAFTGLRQLLFLNLDNNSLRTIPAGTFRPLVSLEMLVLDNNFLSTLSSSTLNGLRNLQELYLRNNELEHLPPDVFSNMARLSQLALSGNRLKLVDGNMFAHMPELKKLHLYNNPWHCDCNIMSLVQWIEWTKTTWSSRETLKCSSPADLRGKSFSSLRPGKLLCPV; the protein is encoded by the exons ATGTCCCTTACTTTGGCTACATGGAGAAGACGTGACAAAA GGGACATGAGGTACCAGAGATGGCTGATGGTGATCACACTGTGGACGGTGCCTGCTGCGTTCTGCTGTCCCGACATCTGTAAATGCTCCATCAAGTCTGCTTCAGTCAAGGCAGAGGTCGACTGTCATAAAAGGGGGCTCCGTGTCTTCCCCTCTAACCTGCCCAGTGATGCCTGGATCCTCAAATTAG GTGAGAATGGCATCACAGACCTGAAGGCCAACACTCTGGGAACAATTCCAAAGGTTGAGAGCATCAATTTGGAGCGTAATGCAGTCAAGTCCATCCATCCCCAGGCGTTCTCTGGGGCCAAGCAATTGATGCTCCTTAATCTTTATGGCAACCACATCACCAAGCTTCCATCAAGGGGGTTCAAA GACCTGTTGAATCTTCGTTTCCTCATGTTAGGACAAAACCAGATCAGCGTCCTCAAACCTGACATGTTTGCAGGGATGAGGAATTTGTCAGACCTGGATCTTCCTCTCAATGCACTAACAATCCTCTCATCCAACACCTTTAAGCCTCTAATTGCCCTCAAAGTGCTGGATCTGTCGCTGAATCGCATCCAGAGGATCTCTCCAAAAGCCTTTACTGGACTCAGGCAGCTTCTCTTCCTCAACTTAGATAACAACAG TCTGAGAACCATTCCAGCCGGGACATTCAGGCCACTGGTTTCTCTGGAGATGCTGGTTCTAGACAACAACTTTTTGTCCACACTGAGCTCGTCAACACTGAACGGCCTTAGAAATTTGCAG GAACTGTACTTGAGGAACAACGAGTTGGAGCACCTGCCTCCAGATGTCTTCAGCAACATGGCCAGGCTGTCTCAGCTGGCGCTCAGTGGGAATCGCCTGAAACTAGTGGATGGAAACATGTTTGCTCATATGCCAG AGCTGAAGAAACTGCATCTCTATAACAACCCTTGGCACTGTGACTGTAACATCATGTCCTTGGTGCAGTGGATAGAATGGACCAAGACCACCTGGTCATCCCGGGAGACACTAAAGTGCTCAAGTCCTGCAGACCTACGAGGAAAGAGCTTCTCCAGCCTCCGACCAGGCAAACTGCTTTGCCCGGTTTGA